The Branchiostoma lanceolatum isolate klBraLanc5 chromosome 12, klBraLanc5.hap2, whole genome shotgun sequence DNA segment ACCCTACTGAGGCATGAAGACTCCATGTTGGCCGCCATGTTCAGTGGTCGTCACCAGGTGGAGAGGGACAAGGATGGCTGTTACTTCATCGATAGGTTAGGGGACGTTATATTTATCAAGtcaagtggggtcgtgtggcgcaacggcagagcgttcggctcagaaccaagtggtcccgggttcgaatcctgtcatgtcaccgatcttgagCCCTTAGGAATGGCACTTAactcgactttcctcactccacccaggtgtaaatgagtacctgacttcggttgggaaaggtcgtattgaggtcacctggtggtgcCGAATGGCAACGgcccagacccttgtgacagttccacaaaatgcaagtttggataaaatatgtatacatgtattatgtgaaacctgtaaaccctgcatcaattcagtgctagaaaggctgccattacGGGtactttctgaccaataaaaaaacaaaaaaaacattactaAGTCAGGTCAAAACCGTTATTTTTCTTCGAAATGCTTGTTCGGCtacatggccgcttttcaaaAAGGTCGAAGTGGAGGGGTCACGGATAGGAGTagtaagaaagaaaaagaacccttttacatgtactattgcCTTGCTGTGTACTGACTATTGGAAcgcacatttaaaaaaaaacatcgagCGCTTTTCTGCTGTGCAATGACCGATGGTATACGTACTTAGATTTAAGACAGTAACAAGTGAAAGAacacaaagaaagaagaaagttaACGCAGAGTGCAAATTCGTTGAGGCTCGAACCCCGCTCGGGCACGGGATTGTATAAGTCCTTTCTGGCTGGGGTCTTGAAGCACTGTATGCTGGAGCTTAAGGTGATAACCTTAGctgtcaaacctctgcaggtAAAAGAGCCAACATACGTATCAAGAAGGAACCAATTATGTTGCTTAGTTACTTTTGTCCGTTAAGTTTATTTTGATTATATGATTATATTTCTCCTATGTTACTgctatgacctctgaccctctcaacatcatttgtttacttttgtttgatgatttcagtGCCATTGTTTGCCATATCGAGTTTGTTCTGTATTATTCCTATgtttattatcattttatgCTATGACCTTTAGTTATCATTTGTAATTTCAAGGAAATCAGTTATTGgattaactgaagggactaccctaaataTGAATAGGTAAATAAAAAGGAATAGAGGTGACATTCTTTGCTAAAAACGTGAGCAGTGATGATACCATATTGCGCTTTTTGAGCTATCAGAACAAGTTACACAATTTGTTAATTCATGAATAGCAAAGgctttgttatttttttaattagcctttgggcatgaatttacaataaaatttgtttatgatatttaaaataatcaatgttgttgttgcagGGATGGAAGCGCCTTCGCGCACATTCTGGAGTTCCTGAGACACGCTAAGCTGCCACCCCCTGACCATGCCCGGGAGGTGTACGTGGAAGCGCAGTACTTCGGTCTTCAGGTTCTTTCAGACAAGCTCGCACACTTCAAAGACGTCCGCGAGGAGATAGCCTCTAAGGAGCAACTCTTCAAGTATCAAGACATCGAGGCGTTAGCAGAGAGAGTTCTCAAAGCTGTACCTCCAGTCATTACCGGTACTTCAAAAGTAGCACTGTTGATGGACAGCGGTTGGAAGGCTAGAAGTAAAGTCGGTGACGTAGTGCCCAACGTCGTTCCCGCGAGATTTCTCGAGAACACGTTTTGGCAGACACACGAGTGCATACAAGGTGACAACTGTGACTACATTGAGCCGTTTTGCCCCGCTGATCTACCTGTTAGAGTTGCGTTGGTGCAACAATACCTTCAGAAGAGAGGGTACTATGTCAGTACAAAGCTCGAAACGTGCGAGTTTTCTTTAGAACGGGGTAAGAAATCGGTCTGGTCAGATCTCATGACAATGGACGTATTCTGTGGGGTACATGGGGTTGTATTAACCATCAGTTAGAGCGAGTTAAAGAGCttacaaataaaagaaacagCATTGTTCTGCTCACTTGATTTACACGTATGCCTGACTTGCTAGACAATTATTCAGGTATTGTATCGTTGTTGTTGTGAGTCGATTTATACTTTCTTTTAATGGCAAATCAAGGGGTATGATAGAGTCTATAACTAATGTAAAATACACAAACATTGTGTTATGATGTCTATTGTAACGAATTCGTACGAACACCATTCTCAGTGACATGTAAGACACgttaacagcaatgttttatCGTCTCTGATCTATTCTAAAGCGCCTCTTACTGATACTTGGTGGTACTACACATAGGATGCAGCATCATATGTTATATTCAACTCAACTTTTAATCGATTTTCTTATTGATACATTTTTACCATCAAAGTAAATAGAAGATACTAAGATTAAACATAAAATATGAATTAACCATAAACATAATTTGTTGTGATAAGTCGAAAACAAGCCAAGCTACAACGCTATTACTCATTTCCAAACAAAACGCTGAAGTAGCTATCTTCTTATGTCAGGATAATATCAACCGTGTTTATTCAACTTGTTGATTTAGTACAATTGAGTAACTatagttaagtatttgtgctacatatacttcaggtttgctatgttaatttagcgattacggggtcttttttgaatatgaattagtaatgaatttttctttttatttgagttgaggttgtgatagttgtgtgccgaattgttgaaaaaagaaagaacgCTAACGAatcccaaaaaaaaacacccctcccaatgaaacgATATGGCTATCCCGTGacatcacaaaatcaagatggccgccaccacacatgccaacggcttcaacaaaggttttgctacgcaaacctgtaatgaggctgttataACGTGCTCGATACATCTCAAACACGGAATCCCCATTTGGCGTCCCATcctaaagatgattttaaagGAATTTGGAAACCTAATTATTCTAAATAGTAATCTGAATtataaatatgataataatgatgatggcaTTGGCGCCAATGATACGATAATAATATTAATAACAATGATAATAGTAAATGAAGATGACTAAAGGAATTTGGAAACCTTATTGTTCTAAATAGTAATCTAAGTGATAAATATGACAATAATGATGACGGTGGCGCCAATGATacgataatgataatgataaaagtaAATAAAGATGACTGTAAACGAATTTGGAAAACTTATTATTCTAGATAGtaatttgaatgataaatatgatGATTATAATGATGGCGGTGGCACCAATGATacgataataataatgatgataagagTAAATAAATATGACAGTAAAGGAATTTGGAAACATTATTATTCTAGATAGTAATCTGaatgataattatgataataataatgatggtgGTGGCGCCAATGATACAATAATAATGATTgaataaaggatttttaaaCAAGTACTCACGACTAAAATTGAGCTACTAGAAGCTTTCAGatggcatccgccatctttcttcagctaaGAGAGTTGTCACGTGACcgaggtgtcaaaggtcacccaggtcacgtgactggACGAGAGAGTTGTAGATTGGAGGGAGTCTGTGGCGTCCTTGATCACGGTTGAGGGACGGAGAGCGGGACCTGATGTGCACGGCTTCCTTGACTCCCCGTTCAAACCATCTGCTTTCTCTGTCCAAGATGGTGACCTTCTTCGTTGGCTGGTGTTTATAAGTCTGCATGTGTTGTGCAACCGGAAAGGAATCTCGCTTGTGTTCTGAAATCCTCTTTTTAAGGGCCCTTTCCGTCTCCCCCACATACTGAGCATCACAATGATACAtcgataataatgataataataatgatgatgatagtaaATAACATAATACAGCATTCAGTATGTTGTGGCGAGTTATGCGTTaagatcatgttttttttttcaatttcctattacttgcttatgtcgagaccttccagtcacgagtcgagatggcagcccaagttTCGGTCCTTCATCGCCTGGAGCATACTATCCACTTCAAGCCCGGTGTCTTTCTTGAGAGTGTCTGTAAAGGTTGCTATTAACCAGACTCAAATCCAAAGTTCTCGACAACAACAAGTGAGCTTCTCCTGCCAGTATTCTGACTCGTTTCAATTTCTACATCTTCGTCTTTGTCCACAGGCCTATAGTAGTGTAAGGCTAAGATTACGGATATGACCATAATCAGACTTATCCCACCAGTCAGCAGGGTAATATATAAACCAGCAGTGAAACGGTCATTCACCCAGCATGCACCGCGGGAGTCACATGACGCGTCATCGCTGAGGTCACCTTGCCAGAGTTCACAGGTCAGGTCCAGAAGGGCACCGATCGCAATGGGTGATGGGATGGAACCTAGAAGTTATATCCATGTGTGTCATCAAATATGGCAAATCCGGTGCTATTTGTTTGCTAATGGGGGTCGTTTAATGGTTTTCGATATCGTTCTCCTTATGCTTCACGGGGTACACTCTACGTTATTAAAATGGTGCGACCAGCGACCTACGTCATAAAAATGGTGCGCCGGTGACCTACAAtgtacgtcatcaaaatggtgCGAG contains these protein-coding regions:
- the LOC136445952 gene encoding BTB/POZ domain-containing protein KCTD6-like yields the protein MENQIPNVVPLNVGGRHFSTFLSTLLRHEDSMLAAMFSGRHQVERDKDGCYFIDRDGSAFAHILEFLRHAKLPPPDHAREVYVEAQYFGLQVLSDKLAHFKDVREEIASKEQLFKYQDIEALAERVLKAVPPVITGTSKVALLMDSGWKARSKVGDVVPNVVPARFLENTFWQTHECIQGDNCDYIEPFCPADLPVRVALVQQYLQKRGYYVSTKLETCEFSLERGKKSVWSDLMTMDVFCGVHGVVLTIS